A single genomic interval of Alistipes sp. ZOR0009 harbors:
- a CDS encoding sensor histidine kinase, producing MNEQYDLRPDPDELLTSLKLEEERSKRGKLKIFFGMCAGVGKTYSMLKSAAVEAEKGVDIVVGYVETHGRKETEALLNGFEIISRKNVLYKETSLPEMDIDAIIQRKPNTVLVDELAHTNAPGSRHNKRFQDVLEILDNGIDVYTTLNVQHLESRADTVAQITGIVIRETLPDEIFEKADEVELIDITTKELLIRLTEGKVYAEERSREALLNFFREGNITALREMSLRIVADRVDKQLRDYMQLKRIRGPWKSGLHLMVVIGPNQQSAKLIRWAKNLSYTMSASLMALYVETPRPLNDPQNEQLTKNINLARQLGAEVVTTSDNDLVKAILTVASKENITHIVVGKPRTRNLLSLLQLGSFVQRLIKNSGNIDVYVLGSDLQSDISYKRYIAFPSYTSKPIQYFISALAVIIPSFLMFHLSHAIGYQVVSLVMMFIVSLLATVFGIGPILLAAFLSTAIWDYFFIPPHFTLHIEKPEDALTCIMFFVIALINGVLTTRVRRQQKLTKDREERTNALFQLTKELSLATNLDEVLSISKKRIKKHFDVEPIFILQDGQGKLQEYNAFTENEYSVASWSYRYCKNAGHFTDTLPSSKHTFYPLYGATLKTGVVAIELAARLKGDKELFWDTFITQISNAIEREFLNKIARRAQLLNESDKLYNTLFNSISHEFRIPVATIMGASDALMSQDYPQEIQKEFYGEINKASERLNRLIENLLNMSRLESGRITPRFEWCEVNDLANEVVKNLQKELEEYNVEVVISPDTPMVKLDFGLTEQVLYNLVYNATQHTPKGSTIRLKFFFDNDTLTILVMDRGEGFKYPDIAHIFDKFYRGTDAKPGGMGLGLSIVKGFIEAQGGTVSAENRTNGGARFVIKMPSPVPNINLE from the coding sequence ATGAACGAGCAATACGACCTCAGACCCGATCCCGACGAGCTTTTGACATCCCTGAAGCTCGAGGAGGAAAGAAGCAAGCGTGGAAAGCTGAAAATCTTCTTTGGAATGTGCGCAGGAGTGGGTAAAACCTACTCCATGCTCAAATCGGCAGCCGTCGAAGCCGAAAAGGGAGTCGATATTGTCGTTGGGTATGTCGAAACACACGGCAGGAAAGAGACTGAGGCCCTATTGAACGGCTTTGAAATCATTTCGAGGAAGAATGTACTATACAAGGAGACATCTTTACCCGAGATGGACATCGATGCCATCATTCAAAGAAAGCCCAACACCGTTTTAGTAGACGAACTGGCCCATACCAACGCCCCTGGAAGCCGTCACAACAAGCGTTTTCAGGATGTTTTGGAGATTCTGGACAACGGTATAGATGTTTACACCACCTTAAACGTGCAGCATCTCGAAAGCAGAGCCGACACGGTGGCCCAAATAACAGGTATTGTCATCCGAGAAACGCTTCCCGACGAGATTTTCGAGAAGGCTGATGAGGTAGAGCTGATTGACATCACCACCAAGGAGCTTTTAATCCGCCTAACAGAAGGTAAGGTATATGCCGAAGAGCGTTCGCGCGAAGCTTTACTCAACTTTTTTAGGGAAGGAAACATCACGGCCCTACGCGAAATGTCTTTACGCATCGTTGCCGACCGTGTAGACAAGCAGCTGCGCGATTACATGCAGCTGAAGCGCATCCGCGGCCCTTGGAAGTCGGGCCTACACCTCATGGTGGTTATTGGCCCCAACCAGCAGTCGGCCAAGCTCATTAGGTGGGCCAAAAATCTCTCCTATACCATGTCGGCAAGCCTTATGGCCCTCTATGTGGAGACACCAAGGCCCCTTAACGACCCTCAGAACGAGCAGCTCACCAAAAATATAAACCTTGCCCGCCAGCTGGGAGCCGAAGTGGTTACCACGTCGGACAACGACCTCGTTAAGGCGATACTAACCGTCGCTTCGAAGGAGAATATCACCCACATTGTGGTGGGAAAACCTCGTACGCGGAACCTTTTATCCCTTTTGCAGCTGGGCAGCTTTGTGCAGCGGCTCATAAAAAACAGCGGGAACATCGACGTGTACGTCTTGGGGTCCGATTTGCAGAGCGATATCTCGTACAAGCGCTATATTGCCTTCCCATCGTATACCTCAAAGCCAATTCAGTACTTTATTTCCGCGTTGGCCGTTATTATTCCCTCGTTTTTGATGTTTCATCTCAGCCATGCCATAGGCTATCAGGTGGTATCGCTGGTTATGATGTTTATTGTATCGCTTCTTGCCACCGTTTTTGGTATTGGACCGATACTTTTGGCAGCTTTTCTGAGCACCGCCATATGGGATTACTTCTTTATCCCGCCTCATTTCACGCTGCACATCGAAAAACCCGAAGATGCCCTTACTTGCATCATGTTTTTTGTGATTGCGCTCATCAACGGCGTTCTCACAACGCGCGTACGCCGCCAACAAAAGCTCACCAAGGATCGAGAAGAGCGCACCAACGCCCTTTTCCAGCTTACCAAGGAGCTATCGTTGGCCACCAACCTCGACGAGGTGCTTTCCATCTCCAAAAAAAGGATCAAGAAGCATTTCGACGTGGAGCCAATCTTTATTTTACAGGATGGACAGGGAAAATTACAGGAGTACAACGCCTTTACCGAGAATGAGTACAGCGTAGCAAGCTGGAGCTACCGCTACTGCAAGAATGCGGGGCACTTCACCGACACTTTACCCTCCTCAAAACATACTTTTTATCCCTTATACGGTGCTACACTTAAGACAGGAGTAGTAGCCATAGAGCTAGCAGCCCGTTTAAAAGGCGACAAGGAGCTTTTTTGGGACACTTTCATCACCCAAATATCCAACGCCATAGAGCGCGAGTTCTTAAACAAGATTGCGCGCCGTGCCCAGCTGCTAAACGAGTCCGACAAGCTCTACAATACCCTTTTCAACTCCATTTCGCACGAGTTCAGAATACCTGTTGCCACCATAATGGGAGCCTCCGATGCCCTAATGTCGCAGGATTACCCACAAGAAATACAAAAGGAGTTCTACGGAGAGATCAACAAGGCCTCCGAAAGGCTCAACCGCCTTATCGAAAACCTTCTGAACATGTCCAGATTGGAATCGGGACGTATAACCCCCCGGTTTGAGTGGTGCGAGGTGAACGATTTGGCCAACGAAGTGGTAAAAAACCTTCAAAAGGAGCTCGAAGAGTACAACGTGGAGGTTGTAATATCGCCAGACACGCCAATGGTTAAGCTCGACTTTGGCCTAACCGAGCAGGTGCTCTACAACCTGGTTTATAACGCCACCCAACACACCCCAAAGGGCTCCACCATCCGCCTAAAGTTCTTTTTCGACAACGATACCCTAACCATTTTAGTTATGGACCGTGGCGAGGGCTTTAAATATCCCGATATTGCGCATATCTTTGATAAGTTTTATCGGGGAACCGACGCCAAACCAGGGGGAATGGGGCTTGGCCTTTCGATAGTAAAGGGATTCATCGAGGCGCAGGGCGGAACCGTTTCGGCCGAGAACAGAACCAACGGTGGCGCACGTTTTGTCATTAAAATGCCATCGCCCGTTCCTAATATCAACTTAGAGTAG